In one window of Zingiber officinale cultivar Zhangliang chromosome 11A, Zo_v1.1, whole genome shotgun sequence DNA:
- the LOC122031294 gene encoding peroxidase 4-like, with product MMNKSLSTTDMVALSGGHTIGQARCVSFRNRIYNENNINPSFATSTQANCPSVACNGDDTLSPLDVQSPTIFDNFYFQGLVNQTGLLHSDQQLFNGGSTDSLASTYSTNMAGFFNAFAAAMVNMGNISPLTGSNGEIRINCRTIN from the exons ATGATGAACAAGAGTCTCAGTACCACTGACATGGTTGCACTCTCAG GAGGACATACCATAGGGCAAGCGAGGTGTGTATCCTTCAGGAACAGGATCTACAACGAGAACAACATCAACCCATCATTTGCCACCTCCACGCAGGCCAACTGCCCGAGTGTGGCCTGCAACGGCGATGACACACTATCTCCTCTAGACGTTCAGAGCCCGACCATCTTCGACAACTTCTACTTCCAAGGTCTGGTGAACCAGACAGGGCTGCTGCACTCCGACCAGCAACTCTTCAACGGAGGATCCACGGACTCGCTTGCCAGCACCTACTCCACCAACATGGCCGGATTCTTCAATGCCTTCGCGGCTGCGATGGTGAATATGGGGAACATAAGCCCTCTCACTGGGAGTAATGGCGAGATCAGGATCAACTGTAGGACGATCAACTGA